A region from the Spirochaeta thermophila DSM 6192 genome encodes:
- a CDS encoding metallophosphoesterase family protein, with amino-acid sequence MRILCVSDEVDPIIYSPRVKEHFPDIDLVISAGDLPMEYLGFLASMFNKPVLFVFGNHNLKYLGLFRPSIPIPFSAQPVPPHKFGATYISDRVLKVKGLLIAGLGGSYRYNNGLNQYSDFQMWLKVLRLVPRLLYNRIRYGRFLDILVTHAPPYGINDRPDPCHRGFKSFLWFLKTFKPRYHLHGHIHLYNGLEKRESRYHQTTVINVFKYYLLEPSL; translated from the coding sequence ATGAGGATACTCTGCGTCTCCGACGAGGTGGACCCGATCATCTACAGCCCGAGGGTCAAGGAACACTTCCCCGATATCGACCTCGTCATAAGCGCGGGCGACCTTCCCATGGAGTACCTCGGCTTCCTCGCGAGCATGTTCAACAAACCCGTGCTCTTCGTGTTCGGCAACCACAACCTCAAGTACCTCGGGCTCTTCAGGCCCAGTATCCCCATCCCCTTCTCGGCCCAGCCCGTCCCTCCCCACAAGTTCGGCGCCACCTACATAAGCGACAGGGTGCTGAAGGTAAAGGGACTCCTCATCGCCGGTCTCGGGGGCTCCTACCGGTACAACAACGGACTCAACCAGTACAGCGACTTCCAGATGTGGTTGAAGGTCCTCCGCCTCGTCCCCCGACTCCTCTACAACAGGATCCGCTACGGCAGGTTCCTCGACATCCTGGTGACCCATGCGCCGCCCTACGGGATCAACGACAGGCCCGATCCCTGTCACCGCGGATTCAAGAGCTTCCTCTGGTTCCTCAAGACCTTCAAACCCCGCTACCACCTCCATGGACACATCCATCTCTACAACGGCCTCGAGAAGAGGGAGTCCCGGTACCACCAGACCACGGTGATCAATGTCTTCAAATACTACCTCCTCGAACCGTCTCTTTGA
- a CDS encoding tetratricopeptide repeat protein: MFIIIPIIIVGTGLGVFTFFLLKAILLPRRISSIAHLISQERYNQAIKMAKAIAERDPRNSEAHYLLGLAYLKTGRPELALMELKMVGRIGVFTEYCPEIQYRETIAELYKSFNQPEEALKEYLLLLKRYPEMPDYYYKCGQLFEMRNQSDRAFIYYRKAIELNPRYADAHFRLGALLYRMHKYPEARSELETALRYDPDILPAYYYLGKIYREAKEYHAALLSFEKSVRHPDYKLRSLIERGTCYLNMGDYESAIMELERAVKLSPEATNPEMLYARYFLSIAYEKRRRIEDALEQWEFIYRINPSFQDVGEKLAQYQDVHHDDRIKDFLTCNENLFLEICKSIIQAMNLAVTTIKPIPNGAEIIAVDVETKWRNTRKLPRLVRIYRTTEMIDEATVRATHEAMREQNLVRGVIVASAPFSKLAREYAETRPIDLYDKNVLQKLLQRIDMDSGVLKV; encoded by the coding sequence ATGTTCATCATCATACCTATCATTATCGTCGGTACGGGCCTGGGAGTGTTTACCTTTTTCCTCTTGAAGGCCATCCTCCTCCCCCGTCGGATCTCCTCCATCGCCCATCTCATCTCGCAGGAACGCTACAACCAGGCCATCAAGATGGCGAAGGCCATCGCGGAGCGGGATCCCCGCAACAGCGAAGCCCACTACCTGCTCGGCCTCGCCTACCTCAAGACAGGACGCCCCGAACTCGCCCTCATGGAACTCAAGATGGTAGGCAGGATAGGCGTGTTCACCGAATACTGCCCCGAAATCCAGTACAGGGAAACCATAGCCGAACTCTACAAAAGCTTCAACCAGCCGGAAGAGGCGCTCAAGGAGTACCTGCTCCTCCTCAAGCGGTATCCCGAGATGCCCGACTACTACTACAAGTGCGGACAGCTTTTCGAGATGAGGAATCAGAGCGACAGGGCCTTCATCTACTACCGGAAGGCCATCGAGCTCAACCCACGCTATGCCGACGCCCACTTCAGGCTGGGAGCCCTCCTCTACCGCATGCACAAGTACCCGGAAGCCCGGTCCGAGCTCGAGACCGCACTCCGCTACGATCCCGACATCCTCCCGGCCTACTACTATCTGGGCAAGATCTACCGGGAGGCGAAGGAGTATCACGCGGCACTCCTCTCCTTCGAGAAATCCGTCCGGCATCCCGACTACAAGCTCAGATCCCTCATCGAGCGGGGGACCTGTTACCTCAACATGGGCGATTACGAGAGCGCCATCATGGAGCTCGAGCGGGCCGTCAAACTCAGTCCCGAGGCCACCAACCCCGAGATGCTCTATGCCCGCTACTTCCTCTCCATCGCCTACGAGAAACGCAGGCGGATCGAAGATGCGCTCGAGCAGTGGGAGTTCATCTATCGCATCAATCCTTCGTTCCAGGACGTGGGGGAAAAGCTGGCCCAGTACCAGGATGTGCACCACGACGATCGCATCAAGGACTTTCTCACCTGCAACGAGAACCTCTTTCTCGAGATCTGCAAGAGCATCATCCAGGCGATGAACCTCGCAGTCACCACGATCAAACCCATTCCCAACGGGGCGGAGATCATCGCCGTCGACGTGGAGACGAAATGGAGGAACACCAGGAAGCTCCCCCGCCTCGTGAGGATCTACCGTACCACCGAGATGATCGACGAGGCCACGGTCCGTGCCACGCACGAGGCCATGAGGGAACAGAACCTCGTACGCGGGGTCATCGTGGCGAGCGCCCCGTTCTCGAAGCTTGCCCGTGAGTACGCGGAGACGCGTCCCATCGACCTCTACGATAAGAACGTACTTCAGAAGCTCCTCCAGCGCATAGACATGGATTCCGGGGTGCTCAAGGTATGA
- a CDS encoding tetratricopeptide repeat protein — translation MQVHLPSRLSLIKTLQRFLVCVKCSAFLLFSLAAPAGAEELSLFARGEELFMQNKLQEAVPLLEGAIGENPSVPQVYLYLGAAYQALGLHEKAIEVFKQGIDRTDGYDAVFFFNMGNSYLALGHQDTAELMYTEAISLKSTFPKPYLNRANTRVRLGKYQDAIDDYTIYLRLDPTTPQRTNIEKMIALLGEKLLEAQRRQEEEERRRKEEEARRKQLLDSVLKSLEEAAEETQDVEAGTEGAQEFSEELELAD, via the coding sequence ATGCAGGTGCACCTTCCCTCGCGGCTGAGTCTTATAAAAACACTACAGCGTTTTCTCGTATGTGTCAAATGCAGCGCCTTTCTCCTCTTCTCCCTCGCGGCCCCCGCCGGGGCCGAGGAACTCTCACTCTTCGCCCGCGGGGAAGAACTCTTCATGCAGAACAAACTCCAGGAGGCGGTCCCGCTCCTGGAGGGGGCGATCGGGGAGAATCCCTCCGTGCCCCAGGTCTACCTCTACCTCGGGGCCGCCTATCAGGCCCTCGGGCTCCACGAGAAGGCGATAGAGGTCTTCAAGCAGGGGATCGACCGCACCGATGGGTACGATGCGGTCTTCTTCTTCAACATGGGTAACAGCTATCTGGCACTGGGGCATCAGGATACCGCGGAGCTCATGTACACCGAGGCCATCTCCCTCAAGTCCACATTCCCCAAGCCTTACCTCAACAGGGCCAACACCCGGGTGCGGCTGGGCAAGTACCAGGACGCGATCGACGACTATACGATCTACCTCAGGCTCGATCCCACCACGCCCCAGAGGACGAACATAGAGAAGATGATCGCCCTCCTCGGAGAGAAGCTCCTCGAAGCCCAGCGCCGGCAGGAAGAGGAGGAGCGGAGGCGGAAGGAAGAGGAGGCGAGGAGGAAACAGCTTCTGGACTCCGTGCTCAAGTCCCTGGAGGAGGCCGCCGAAGAGACACAGGACGTCGAGGCCGGGACCGAAGGGGCTCAGGAGTTCTCGGAAGAACTCGAACTCGCCGACTAG